In Perca fluviatilis chromosome 3, GENO_Pfluv_1.0, whole genome shotgun sequence, the following proteins share a genomic window:
- the katnb1 gene encoding katanin p80 WD40 repeat-containing subunit B1 (The sequence of the model RefSeq protein was modified relative to this genomic sequence to represent the inferred CDS: added 82 bases not found in genome assembly) → MAAASTTKISWRLQEFEAHSSSVTCLALGKSSGRLLATGGEDCRVNIWAVSKANCIMSLTGHRNPVECVQFNTSEEQVVAGSQSGSIRVWDLEAAKIFRTLMGHKSNITSLGFHPFGQFLASSSMDTNIKLWDVRRKGYVFRYKGHTQAVRSLAFSPDGKWLASASDDCTVKLWDLTQGKTITEFKSHTAAVNVVQFHPNEYLLASGSSDRTVKLWDLEKFTMIGSLEGDTTPVRCVFFSSDGSCLYSGSTDSLRIFGWEPDRCFDVVPVGWGKVSDLAICNQQLIGVSHQLSSVSSYVVDLKRVKKSGGSMIQGIIQDNQPLTEPKDPKGAALRRNYERPTTTCSSQRVKQSSEADRRSPEGERRSPSEDEADEKVSSAEIHNAEDFKEIFQPKNAISRTPPKISEPFPAPPEDGSPLASSTPVQRVEPTVVSCAKRPAAPPSAGGQASSNPPASCLPPPQPPVITAKPKPPNPKIILSSRNEPIGLNVADFLPSSPNNRAVSLSDEDALSQLKKGHDTMCVMLRSRHKNLETVRAVWAREDIKSALDTAVSMNDLSIVVDILNIINLQPSLWKLDLCITVLPQIDQLLQSKYESYIQTGCTSLKLIMKHFWMLISDTLKAAPSVGVDITREERHLKCRACCKQLKNLSSMVKTKAAQIGRHGSAFKELQLLMAPLDDSL, encoded by the exons ATGGCTGCAGCCAGCACCACCAAGATCTCCTGGAGGCTGC AGGAGTTTGAGGCTCACTCCAGCAGCGTTACCTGTCTGGCTCTGGGGAAAAGCTCCGGCCGCCTGCTGGCTACCGGAGGAGAGGACTGCAGGGTCAACATCTGGGCCGTCAGCAAGGCCAACTGCATCATG AGTTTGACTGGTCACAGGAACCCAGTGGAGTGTGTCCAGTTCAACACGTCAGAGGAGCAGGTCGTCGCTGGTTCCCAGTCTGGATCAATACGAGTCTGGGACCTGGAGGCTGCCAAGA TTTTCAGGACTCTGATGGGACACAAAAGCAACATCACCAGTCTGGGCTTCCATCCGTTTGGACAGTTCCTCGCCTCCAGCTCCATGGACACCAACATCAAG CTGTGGGATGTGCGGAGGAAAGGATACGTGTTCAGGTACAag GGTCACACTCAGGCCGTGCGGAGTCTGGCCTTCAGTCCGGACGGGAAGTGGCTGGCTTCAGCCAGCGATGACTGCACCGTCAAG CTGTGGGACCTGACTCAGGGGAAGACCATCACCGAGTTTAAATCTCACACCGCAGCCGTCAACGTGGTCCAGTTCCACCCCAACGAGTACCTGCTGGCTTCAGGCAGCTCCGACAG gacTGTCAAGCTGTGGGATCTGGAGAAGTTTACGATGATCGGCTCGTTGGAGGGAGACACCACTCCAGTGAG GTGTGTATTTTTCAGCTCGGACGGCAGCTGTCTGTACAGCGGCTCCACGGACTCTCTGCGGATCTTTGGCTGGGAGCCCGACCGCTGCTTCGACGTGGTGCCGGTGGGCTGGGGGAAAGTCTCCGACCTGGCAATCTGCAACCAACAGCTG ATCGGTGTGTCTCACCAGCTGTCCAGCGTGTCGTCCTACGTGGTCGATCTGAAGCGCGTGAAGAAGAGCGGCGGCTCCATGATCCAGGGAATCATCCAGGACAACCAGCCGCTCACAGAGCCAAAGGATCCTAAAGGAGCCGCGCTGCGCAGGAACTACGAGAGACCCACAACCACCTGCAGCTCACAGAG ggtgaAGCAGAGCTCGGAGGCTGATAGGCGGAGCCCCGAGGGCGAGAGGCGGAGCCCCAGCGAGGACGAGGCGGACGAGAAAGTGTCGTCGGCTGAAATCCACAACGCCGAAGACTTCAAGGAGATCTTCCAGCCGAAGAACGCCATCT CGCGAACTCCTCCGAAGATATCGGAGCCTTTCCCTGCTCCTCCAGAGGACG GCTCCCCCCTGGCTTCCTCCACCCCTGTCCAGAGGGTGGAGCCTACAGTGGTCTCCTGTGCAAAGCGACCTGCGGCCCCCCCCTCAGCTGGTGGCCAGGCCTCCTCCAACCCCCCCGCCTCCTGCCTGCCTCCTCCTCAGCCCCCCGTCATTACGGCGAAGCCCAAACCACCGAACCCTAAAATCATCCTGAGCAGCAGGAACGAGCCCATCGGACTCAATGTGGCCGACTTCCTGCCT TCTTCCCCCAACAACCGAGCCGTCTCCCTGAGCGATGAGGATGCTCTCTCTCAGCTGAAGAAGGGTCACGACACCATGTGTGTGATGCTGCGCAGCCGCCACAAGAACCTGGAGACGGTCCGAGCCGTGTGGGCCAGAGAGGACATCAAG AGCGCTCTGGACACTGCTGTCTCCATGAATGACCTGTCGATCGTCGTGGACATCCTCAACATCATCAACCTTCAACC gtcgCTGTGGAAACTAGATCTGTGCATAACGGTTCTCCCTCAGATCGACCAGCTGCTGCAGAGTAAATACGAGAG ctacatCCAGACTGGCTGTACGTCTCTGAAGCTGATCATGAAACATTTCTGGATGCTGATCTCAGACACGCTGAAGGCAGCGCCGTCCGTCGGAGTCGACATCACGCGGGAGGAGCG ACACCTGAAGTGCCGAGCGTGCTGCAAGCAGCTGAAGAACCTGAGCAGCATGGTGAAGAC